A portion of the Girardinichthys multiradiatus isolate DD_20200921_A chromosome 23, DD_fGirMul_XY1, whole genome shotgun sequence genome contains these proteins:
- the LOC124860784 gene encoding integrin alpha-6-like isoform X4, which yields MTWTSTVKSLVKLEISNSLTTNSFLSRETATWVSFLHGFSVDSGMALLKQGELTIVSGAPRGGYSGQVAFLKTDPVARRNLSVELVLSGPGLASSFGYDVAVLDLNNDGWEDLAVGAPEFFVKDSMIGGAVFIFINTKGKHWEKIVPIELHGNKESMFGLAVENIGDINRDGYGDIAVGAPYDDSGRVYLYCGSPEGINRKPAQILSPGLKTVNLFGYSLSGNLDMDNNQYPDVAVGSLSDHVFIFRAKPVVSLSSSLQITPNQIDIKKKRCSERTCYFAGQACFTYMSHPASFNPNLMLNYTFEADFGQKRSRPRVILQGSSQGKLELSAQRKQICTRMKLQLLREIVDKLRSIPVSVTVSLWNSTETTSVSSDQSNMYPVLNIYQQSTTVTEITLMNQGCGSDNICQSNVQLHYKFCSKMTQNDRNIFKSLVRDEGVAVITPSDEEIALEITVTNRNGDDAHQCHSVIILPDTVRYSSVLFSVAEEDIGCTANGNGTLIDCDLGNPLRRDTEVTFYIMLTTSGISLNTTVVNVTLQLETTSVQPIQLIEASAKVVFELELQVNGLLRPSQVSLGDIMKGESAINSANDIGPSVQYEFRITNLGRPLKSFANASLNINWPKENSVGKWLLYLVHIHSEGVHTVPCTPVDEVNPLKLVKGWDAPPRKRREAKLESSSTEGLSIIPSRRKYKTLTCSDGMGCVQIRCPLLGLDSTARVVLHSRLWNTTLAEDYSSLNYLDIVVEASLSLSSSFENIGLKSIRPVTQVKLTVFLERKVKFLTKVAWWIIFLTVLSLLLCLGFIVYLLWKRDCIRGLAHKNKQSHDQKAEMAPLKG from the exons ATGACCTGGACTTCGACAGTGAAGAGCCTCGTGAAACTGGAGATATCGAACAGTTTAACCACAAACTCATTCCTCTCCAGAGAAACAGCTACCTGGGTCAGTTTCTTGCATG GGTTTTCTGTAGACTCTGGGATGGCcctcctcaaacagggtgaGCTGACAATCGTATCAGGAGCTCCCCGAGGGGGTTACAGCGGCCAGGTGGCATTCCTGAAGACGGACCCTGTGGCCAGGAGAAATCTCTCTGTGGAGCTGGTTCTGTCAGGACCGGGTCTGGCCTCATCCTTTGGTTACGATGTGGCAGTGCTGGATCTTAATAATGATGG GTGGGAGGATCTTGCTGTAGGAGCTCCAGAGTTCTTTGTGAAAGACAGCATGATCGGAGGAGCGGTTTTCATCTTTATTAACACCAAAGGAAAACACTGGGAGAAAATTGTTCCCATCGAACTTCATGGGAACAAGGAGTCCATGTTTGGCCTTGCGGTGGAAAATATAGGAGACATCAACCGGGATGGTTATGGAG atattgcagtgGGGGCACCGTATGATGACTCTGGGCGAGTTTATCTTTACTGTGGGTCACCCGAGGGTATCAACAGAAAACCAGCACAG ATACTTTCACCAGGATTGAAGACGGTGAATCTATTTGGATATTCTCTGAGTGGTAACCTGGACATGGATAACAATCAGTACCCTGATGTGGCTGTAGGATCACTTTCAGACCACgtttttattttcag AGCAAAGCCAGTGGTCAGTCTGAGCTCCTCTCTTCAGATAACACCAAATCAAATAGATATAAAGAAGAAAAGGTGCAGTGAACGGACGTG TTATTTTGCAGGTCAGGCTTGCTTTACTTACATGTCACATCCAGCATCTTTTAACCCAAACCTGA TGCTCAACTACACTTTCGAGGCTGACTTTGGTCAGAAAAGGTCCAGACCCAGAGTGATCCTCCAAGGCTCCTCCCAAGGAAAACTGGAACTCTCTGCACAACGAAAACAAATCTGTACTCGTATGAAGCTCCAACttctg AGAGAAATCGTCGACAAACTGCGAAGCATCCCTGTCTCTGTGACGGTGTCTTTGTGGAACTCCACGGAGACAACCTCAGTGAGTTCAGATCAGTCCAACATGTATCCTGTCCTGAACATTTATCAACAGAGCACTACTGTGACTGAG ATCACTCTAATGAATCAGGGTTGTGGCAGCGACAACATCTGCCAAAGCAATGTACAATTACACTACAAGTTCTGTtcaaaaatgacacaaaatgaccgaaacatttttaaatcacttGTCAG AGATGAAGGTGTTGCTGTCATCACTCCTTCTGATGAAGAAATTGCTTTGGAGATTACTGTGACTAACAGAAATGGGGATGATGCCCATCAGTGTCACTCAGTCATCATTCTCCCAGATACAGTGCGCTACTCATCAGTTTTGTTTAGTGTAGCAGAG GAAGACATCGGCTGCACAGCTAATGGCAATGGAACGCTGATAGACTGTGATCTAGGAAATCCTCTCCGAAGAGACACTGAG GTTACATTTTACATCATGCTAACAACTTCTGGCATCTCACTGAATACAACGGTTGTCAATGTTACCCTGCAGCTTGAAAC AACAAGCGTACAGCCGATACAGCTGATTGAGGCTTCGGCCAAAGTGGTTTTTGAGCTGGAGCTGCAAGTAAATGG GCTACTCAGGCCCTCACAAGTTTCCCTCGGTGATATTATGAAGGGGGAAAGTGCCATAAATTCAGCAAATGATATCGGCCCATCAGTTCAATATGAATTCAGG ATTACAAACTTGGGCAGGCCACTGAAGTCTTTTGCAAATGCATCACTCAACATCAACTGGCCAAAAGAGAACTCAGTAGGAAAATGGCTTCTGTACTTGGTTCACATACACAGTGAAGGAGTTCACACTGTCCCCTGTACACCTGTAGATGAGGTCAACCCACTCAAACTAGTGAAG GGTTGGGATGCTCCACCCAGAAAAAGACGTGAAGCTAAACTTGAATCTTCCTCAACTGAAGGCCTTTCAATTATTCCATcaagaagaaaatacaaaactttg aCTTGCTCTGATGGAATGGGGTGCGTGCAGATTCGCTGCCCCCTGCTGGGTCTTGACAGTACTGCAAGGGTAGTTCTGCACTCTCGCCTTTGGAACACAACGCTGGCTgag gATTACAGCTCCTTGAATTACCTCGACATTGTTGTGGAAGCTTCTCTGAGCCTAAGCAGCTCTTTTGAGAATATTGGACTTAAATCAATAAGACCGGTGACTCAG GTAAAGCTGACGGTGTTCCTTGAAAGAAAGGTTAAATTCTTGACCAAAGTTGCGTGGTGGATCATCTTCCTGACAGTCCTGTCTCTGTTGctgtgtttgggttttattgTCTACTTATTATGGAAG cggGATTGCATCCGCGGCCTCgcccataaaaacaaacagtcaCATGATCAAAAAGCAGAGATGGCTCCTCTCAAAGGCTAA